A genomic window from Brevibacillus agri includes:
- the parC gene encoding DNA topoisomerase IV subunit A, producing MLSNQIINQSFAEIMGKRFGDYANLVILSRAIPDARDGLKPVQRRILYAMYQEGNTHDKPYRKSAKTVGYVMGTYHPHGDSAIYETMVRMAQWWKMRQVLIQGHGNFGSLDADPPAAMRYTESRLSALANELLRDIEKDTVIFIPNYDNSAQQPAVLPSRFPNLLVNGATGIAVGFATDIPTHNLGEVIDAAIAQMKNPNISLDELMKHVKGPDFPTGGIVQGVSGIRKAFETGRGQFIIRAKTHMEEPKGGKVKKIVISEIPFEVVKSKLVAQIDELVMDRKIEGAMAVRDETGRKEAEMNKVRIVVDIRKEADEQAILNYLYKNTDLQIYYNYNMNVIHEGTIRQMGLKALLGAYIDHQKEVVTNRCNYDLERKSKRKHIVEGLIRAKSILREIVDTIMDSEDRSDAKKNIMEKYGFTDEQADAILSIQLASLTRLDIVKLEKELSTLAKEIEELEAILASEKKLIQVITSELNEIKKKYAEERLTEIQGEIEEIKIDIAMQINAEDCIVTLTNEGYIKRTSPRSFKSVGGTLETCGVKEGDKVRYFVETNTSHTALFFTQDGKYFATLVNAFPDDKWKDIGSALVNVIPLEKNQRIVGFTIVENFKQPLFVYHVSKNGLIKKTALSEYETNRSSALVAAKLKSEDDEFVHVFVTGEAGGILGATRDGMGIRFPQGEVSPTGRASSGVKAITLAPDDAVVTMLPIEEEDSRAFTLLTAEGVVKRTAIAAIPLQGRAGKGVQLIRKRKNHPHQLAAVFIDETVYAWTAQNEWTLVDTSLVNVNEQGGIGRHLVEGGVKSVVFETVLPTEEAKEEPAKGSGEGESASVQPKSTAAPVTLFDLEPGEEKE from the coding sequence ATGTTGTCCAATCAGATCATTAACCAGAGCTTCGCGGAAATCATGGGCAAGCGGTTTGGGGATTACGCCAACCTGGTTATCCTCTCCCGCGCGATTCCCGACGCCCGCGATGGCCTGAAGCCAGTGCAGCGCCGGATTTTGTACGCGATGTACCAGGAAGGCAATACGCACGACAAGCCGTACCGCAAATCGGCCAAAACAGTCGGGTACGTCATGGGTACGTACCATCCGCACGGCGACTCGGCGATTTACGAAACGATGGTGCGCATGGCGCAATGGTGGAAAATGCGCCAGGTGCTCATTCAGGGACACGGCAACTTCGGAAGCCTCGACGCCGACCCGCCAGCGGCGATGCGTTACACGGAGTCGAGACTGTCCGCGCTCGCTAACGAGCTTTTGCGCGATATTGAAAAAGATACGGTCATCTTCATCCCGAACTACGACAACTCGGCGCAGCAGCCGGCCGTGTTGCCGTCGCGCTTTCCAAACTTGCTGGTGAACGGCGCTACCGGGATTGCCGTCGGCTTTGCCACCGATATTCCTACCCACAACCTGGGCGAAGTCATTGACGCGGCGATCGCGCAGATGAAAAATCCGAACATCTCGCTCGACGAACTGATGAAGCACGTCAAAGGCCCGGATTTTCCGACCGGGGGCATCGTCCAAGGGGTGTCGGGTATTCGCAAGGCGTTTGAGACAGGCCGCGGCCAGTTCATCATTCGCGCGAAGACCCACATGGAAGAGCCAAAGGGCGGGAAAGTGAAAAAGATCGTCATTTCGGAAATTCCTTTCGAAGTGGTCAAGTCCAAGCTGGTCGCGCAAATAGACGAGCTGGTGATGGACCGCAAAATCGAAGGCGCGATGGCCGTCCGCGACGAGACAGGGCGCAAGGAAGCGGAAATGAACAAGGTCCGCATCGTCGTCGACATTCGCAAGGAAGCAGATGAGCAGGCGATTCTGAATTACTTGTACAAAAACACCGACCTGCAAATTTACTACAACTACAACATGAACGTGATCCACGAAGGAACCATCCGCCAGATGGGACTTAAAGCGCTGCTCGGCGCGTATATCGACCACCAGAAAGAAGTCGTGACGAATCGCTGCAACTACGACCTTGAGCGCAAGAGCAAACGCAAGCACATCGTTGAGGGGTTGATTCGCGCCAAATCCATTTTGCGCGAAATCGTCGATACGATTATGGATTCCGAAGACCGGTCCGACGCCAAGAAAAACATCATGGAGAAGTACGGCTTCACGGATGAGCAGGCCGATGCGATTTTGAGCATCCAGCTCGCCTCCCTGACCCGGCTGGACATCGTCAAGCTGGAAAAAGAGCTTTCGACTTTGGCCAAAGAGATCGAGGAGCTTGAAGCGATTCTCGCCAGTGAGAAAAAGCTGATTCAGGTCATCACAAGCGAGCTGAACGAAATCAAGAAAAAGTACGCCGAAGAGCGCCTGACCGAAATCCAGGGAGAGATCGAGGAAATCAAGATCGACATCGCGATGCAGATCAATGCGGAAGACTGCATCGTCACGCTCACCAACGAAGGATACATCAAGCGGACGAGTCCGCGCTCCTTCAAGTCAGTGGGCGGAACCCTGGAAACGTGCGGGGTCAAGGAAGGGGACAAGGTTCGCTACTTCGTGGAGACGAATACGTCCCATACCGCCTTGTTTTTCACGCAGGACGGGAAGTATTTCGCCACGCTCGTCAATGCTTTCCCGGACGACAAGTGGAAGGACATCGGCTCCGCGCTGGTCAACGTCATCCCGCTGGAAAAAAATCAGCGCATCGTCGGCTTTACGATCGTGGAAAACTTCAAGCAGCCGCTGTTTGTTTACCACGTCAGCAAAAACGGGCTGATTAAAAAGACCGCGCTGTCCGAGTACGAGACCAATCGTTCGAGCGCGTTGGTGGCTGCCAAGCTGAAATCAGAAGATGACGAATTTGTGCATGTATTTGTGACAGGCGAAGCAGGCGGCATTTTAGGGGCGACCCGAGACGGCATGGGCATTCGCTTCCCGCAGGGAGAAGTCAGCCCGACCGGCCGCGCTTCCAGTGGCGTTAAGGCGATTACGCTCGCGCCTGACGATGCGGTCGTCACCATGCTCCCGATTGAGGAAGAGGACAGCCGCGCCTTCACGCTATTGACAGCCGAAGGTGTGGTCAAGCGGACAGCGATTGCGGCCATTCCGCTGCAAGGCCGGGCCGGAAAAGGCGTACAGCTTATTCGCAAGCGCAAAAACCACCCGCACCAGCTTGCGGCAGTGTTCATCGACGAGACGGTGTACGCGTGGACGGCGCAAAACGAATGGACGCTGGTCGACACGAGCCTGGTCAACGTCAACGAGCAGGGCGGAATTGGTCGCCACCTGGTAGAAGGCGGCGTCAAATCCGTTGTGTTCGAAACCGTCCTGCCGACAGAGGAAGCAAAAGAAGAACCAGCAAAAGGCTCTGGAGAGGGCGAATCCGCGAGTGTGCAACCGAAGTCGACAGCGGCGCCTGTCACTTTGTTCGATCTCGAACCTGGCGAAGAGAAGGAATGA